One Marinitoga hydrogenitolerans DSM 16785 genomic window carries:
- a CDS encoding LAGLIDADG family homing endonuclease, whose amino-acid sequence MEDILSDFESLLDSFTDIKPSENAERILRDRYLLKDGNGNYLEHNWSDISRRVSRYIASAEVLYTDDIDKIRKVEKIYYKLLKSRIFLPNSPTLFNAGKTLSQDIFKKDIKEMLLDDYKNIYNSRNRHNMLSACFVVPLEDSMEGIFNAVKDAALIQKYGGGVGYDFSILRPKDSSIAGTGGKSSGPISFMHVFNTTASTIEQGGARRGAQMAVMRYDHPDVIDFINSKKDNDGKSVLNYFNISINFDNPEKFLKKLENDEELELSHSNSNIKKTIKARELFDLIANNAWKSGDPGMLFLGRHNKYYALGDVTPVSATNPCVVGDTLVLTNKGLIKAKELTTDMKVWSPISNQFLPIEKIIDQGVKPIKSIKLKNGIELKATYDHKVYTENGWKKIEDLKIGEKIRVISDEISFEDAEEHFEYENIIYGKNNHHINQINISNSVYVSKILGLFIGDGSLGKDGRISFSISKNDKTVDEIKNLIEEISDSTITEIEEKNQVKLLIRSKNLELFIRNITDIELGSPSDSETKKIPDKILTNNKIIQKEFLKGLFTADGSVYNSKGSITISLSSISKKLLEDTQIILLNFGIFSTLTKEKEERTAIIKGKKIYRLLISGKNSYNFYKNIGFMGEKQKKLKFLVENHLEKKGFYNKNKSFIEIVKITDFGQERVYDITAGPDYVWVTNGILSYDCGEEPLPPYGSCNLGSIDLAKIIDYIDLGNPNDEKKDIFKEIIYWTSRFLDNVIDINIYPLKEIEKVSKEQRFIGLGIMGIADSLYKKNIPYNSNEGRNFMAETLAQFAYYSHLASTELAKERGNFPLFDKSKYKDGFIPFPMLDNNYSENIKIWNSLIKEHFYGEAKKYKRNVQVNTVAPTGSISNIADTSSGIEPNFMLAYIRYMTDKEGNRVPLPYMNKILRDKLDGLLNSELEAEIIEKGSIQHIENISEDFKKVFVTAMDISGEDHLLAQHVIQSYLDASCSKTINLPKETTVEDIKNIYIKAMKLNLKGITIYRDGSLETQVLTNSKKDDKKVTFFVLDEKHKLRARPRKETLKSVTRKFKTDSGTVYITVSFDDNGEAIEIFLSDGTETAEIIGRLSSIALRTGVSVDEILEQLSKVKGSYCKGISKEIKSALNDFEELWKDNTDFEVFHVGKPLSKEEVEKFVHANKLEYVKGYYIDNEGNTYCPTCLSKNSLLMTEGCISCKTCGWSKCS is encoded by the coding sequence ATATTATAAACTCTTAAAAAGTCGTATTTTTTTGCCAAACAGCCCTACTTTATTTAATGCTGGTAAGACTTTATCTCAAGATATTTTCAAAAAAGATATTAAAGAAATGCTTTTAGATGATTATAAAAATATATATAACTCAAGAAATAGACATAATATGCTATCTGCATGTTTTGTTGTACCTCTTGAAGATTCAATGGAAGGTATTTTTAATGCCGTAAAAGATGCAGCATTAATACAAAAATATGGTGGAGGCGTGGGGTATGATTTTTCTATTTTAAGACCTAAGGATAGTTCAATTGCTGGAACAGGTGGAAAATCATCAGGACCCATTAGTTTTATGCATGTTTTTAACACTACAGCTTCTACAATTGAACAAGGTGGAGCAAGACGCGGTGCTCAAATGGCAGTCATGAGATATGATCACCCTGATGTAATTGATTTTATTAATTCAAAAAAAGATAATGATGGAAAGTCTGTACTAAATTATTTTAATATATCTATCAATTTTGATAATCCTGAAAAATTTCTTAAAAAACTTGAAAATGACGAAGAATTAGAATTATCTCATTCAAATTCGAATATTAAAAAAACAATAAAAGCAAGAGAATTATTTGACTTAATAGCTAATAATGCTTGGAAATCGGGAGATCCTGGAATGCTATTTTTAGGTAGACATAATAAATACTATGCTTTAGGAGATGTTACTCCTGTAAGTGCTACTAATCCCTGTGTTGTTGGTGATACTCTTGTTTTGACAAATAAAGGTTTAATTAAAGCAAAAGAATTAACTACTGATATGAAAGTATGGAGCCCAATATCAAATCAATTTTTACCAATAGAAAAAATTATAGATCAAGGTGTAAAACCTATAAAAAGTATAAAATTAAAAAATGGTATAGAATTAAAAGCTACATATGATCATAAAGTATATACAGAAAATGGCTGGAAAAAAATAGAAGACTTAAAAATAGGCGAAAAAATAAGAGTAATTTCTGATGAAATTTCCTTTGAAGATGCTGAAGAGCATTTTGAATATGAAAATATCATATATGGAAAAAATAATCATCATATAAATCAGATAAATATATCAAATTCTGTATATGTATCAAAAATACTAGGTTTATTTATTGGCGATGGTTCTCTAGGCAAAGATGGAAGAATATCTTTTTCTATTTCAAAAAATGATAAAACAGTTGATGAAATAAAAAATCTTATAGAGGAAATTTCTGATTCAACTATTACTGAAATTGAAGAAAAAAATCAAGTAAAATTATTAATAAGATCAAAAAATTTGGAATTATTTATTAGAAATATAACAGATATTGAATTAGGATCACCTTCTGATTCAGAAACAAAAAAAATCCCAGATAAAATTCTTACTAATAATAAAATCATTCAAAAAGAATTTTTAAAAGGTTTATTTACAGCAGATGGTTCTGTTTATAATTCTAAAGGTTCTATTACTATAAGTCTTTCAAGCATATCTAAAAAATTACTTGAAGATACTCAAATTATTTTATTAAATTTTGGAATTTTTTCTACCTTAACTAAAGAAAAAGAAGAGAGAACTGCTATTATTAAAGGGAAAAAAATATATAGATTATTAATTTCTGGAAAAAATTCTTATAATTTCTATAAAAATATAGGTTTCATGGGTGAGAAACAAAAAAAATTAAAATTTCTTGTTGAAAATCATTTAGAAAAAAAGGGATTCTACAATAAAAATAAGAGTTTTATTGAAATCGTTAAAATTACTGATTTTGGCCAAGAAAGAGTATATGATATAACTGCTGGTCCAGATTATGTTTGGGTTACAAATGGCATATTATCTTATGACTGTGGAGAAGAACCTTTGCCACCATATGGAAGTTGTAATTTAGGTTCCATTGACTTAGCTAAAATTATAGATTATATTGATCTTGGAAATCCCAATGATGAAAAAAAAGATATTTTCAAAGAAATTATATATTGGACTTCACGCTTTCTTGATAATGTTATTGATATAAACATATATCCTTTAAAGGAAATAGAAAAAGTATCCAAAGAACAAAGATTTATTGGGTTGGGGATAATGGGAATTGCTGATTCTCTATATAAAAAGAATATTCCATATAATTCTAATGAAGGTAGAAATTTTATGGCAGAAACTTTAGCACAATTTGCATATTATTCACATTTAGCTAGTACAGAATTAGCAAAAGAAAGAGGTAATTTCCCTCTTTTTGATAAATCTAAATATAAAGATGGATTTATTCCATTTCCTATGCTTGATAACAATTATTCAGAAAATATAAAAATTTGGAACTCCCTTATAAAAGAGCACTTTTACGGGGAAGCAAAAAAATATAAAAGAAATGTCCAAGTTAATACAGTAGCTCCAACAGGATCTATTTCAAATATTGCAGATACATCTAGTGGAATAGAACCCAATTTTATGCTTGCATATATTAGATATATGACAGATAAAGAAGGTAATAGAGTTCCATTACCATATATGAACAAAATCTTAAGAGATAAATTAGATGGTTTATTAAATAGTGAATTAGAAGCAGAAATAATTGAAAAAGGGTCAATTCAACATATTGAAAATATATCTGAAGATTTTAAAAAAGTGTTTGTTACTGCTATGGATATTTCAGGAGAAGATCATTTACTTGCTCAACATGTTATTCAAAGCTATCTTGATGCATCTTGTTCAAAAACTATAAATCTTCCAAAAGAAACAACTGTTGAAGATATTAAAAATATTTATATAAAAGCTATGAAATTGAACTTAAAAGGTATTACTATATATAGGGATGGTTCATTAGAAACTCAAGTCTTAACTAACTCCAAAAAAGATGATAAAAAAGTAACCTTTTTTGTACTTGATGAAAAACATAAATTAAGAGCTCGACCAAGAAAAGAAACATTAAAAAGCGTTACTCGAAAATTCAAAACTGATTCAGGAACTGTATATATAACAGTCTCATTTGATGACAATGGTGAAGCCATAGAAATCTTTTTATCTGATGGAACAGAAACAGCTGAAATTATAGGAAGACTTTCCTCTATTGCTTTGAGAACAGGTGTTTCTGTTGATGAAATATTGGAACAATTATCAAAAGTAAAAGGTTCATATTGCAAAGGAATTTCTAAAGAAATTAAAAGTGCTCTCAATGATTTTGAAGAACTTTGGAAAGACAATACGGATTTTGAAGTCTTTCATGTTGGAAAACCTTTAAGTAAAGAAGAAGTTGAAAAATTTGTTCATGCTAATAAGCTGGAATATGTAAAAGGTTACTATATTGATAATGAGGGTAATACATATTGTCCAACATGCTTGAGTAAAAACTCTTTATTAATGACAGAAGGCTGTATTTCATGTAAAACATGTGGATGGTCAAAATGTTCATAG